A window from Nothobranchius furzeri strain GRZ-AD chromosome 17, NfurGRZ-RIMD1, whole genome shotgun sequence encodes these proteins:
- the LOC139063765 gene encoding uncharacterized protein isoform X2: MSVPVLDRFFNQEDPRPDFRLSRESFVVLLNLLNQDRRHGWGATIETLVFLFWLASGTSYRVVSRVFGMPRSTVHDIVHRVMEDVVAILHQVIHLPKTPEEMEVVSRGFAGLARHRAFVKAAGAIDGCRIRIKAPSGPDGQCYRNRKLFPSIILQAVCDHQGRFIDTYVGWPGSVHDSRVLRHSPLYRQSAYPPPGHFILADGGYPCLQHPLPLITPYKRVVQGVGAQRFNSHHSRACCIIERAFGMMKTRFRTIFLKALEVHHTFVPHVIIACTILHNICLSAGDIVVQDDELEDDAPEDEGEAGLEAVSGALWRDQLSAEVSALEEVPPDHNYC; this comes from the exons atgagtgtgccagtcctggaccgtttttttaaccaggaagatcccaggccagattttcgtctgagcagggagtcttttgtggtgttgctaaatctcctgaaccaagatcggcgacatggttggggtgccacaatcgagaccctggtgtttctgttctggttggcaagtggaacatcctacagggtggtctcaagagtatttgggatgcctcgctcaactgtccacgacatcgtccatcgagtcatggaggatgtggttgcaatcctccaccaggtcattcacctccccaaaaccccagaggagatggaggttgtgtctcgtgggtttgctgggctggctcgacACAGAGCTTTCGTGAAAGCAGCAGGTGCGATCGACGGCTGTCGCATTCGGATCAAGGCTCCGAGCGGTCCTGATGGTCAGTGCTACAGAAACAGGAAACTGTTCCCATCTATCATCCTGCAGGCAgtttgtgaccatcagggccgctttatcgacacctatgtgggctggcctgggtcggtccacgactccagggtcctccggcacagcccactgtacaggcagtcagcctatcctcctccagggcacttcatcctcGCGGATGGAGGGTACCCATGCCTCCAACATCCACTCCCCCTCATCACCCCCTACAAACGGGTGGTTCAAGGTGTGGGAGCCCAGCGCTTCAACAGCCATCATTCCAGGGCATGCTGCATCATCGAGCGTGCTTTTGGAATGATGAAGACCAGGTTCAGGACCATCTTCCTGAAAGCGCTGGAGGTCCACCACACCTTTGTACCTCAT GTCATCATAGCATGCACCATCCTGcacaacatctgcctcagtgctggtgacattgtggtgcaggacgatgaactggaggatgatgctccagaagatgagggggaggctggtttggaggcagtcagtggtgccctctggcgggaccaactttctgctgaggtgtctgctctggaggaagtaccaccagatcacaattactgttaa
- the LOC139063764 gene encoding WD repeat-containing protein on Y chromosome-like, with protein MFSVVEFCQEFDFKFTNKQLFNQIKALELACKNVYKRIEKRETSDKLDRNVRGVNAEQICDINELDYGLSREHNEELFLDKSLTFGRVKSENEEKMRCKTLFPGRFEPIPLGTSRRVVKMTHRPVNPFCDLDFLNEVRNYQDCEYFTICLDGTLKVWTDSFKNAKTFALKNKETMKDCCSDQQMIVHDMLYIPEISELAVCTAQREVYFYDCKDLHKQFKIRYCLLDEEFTTMSYYYSVRNGMLSLGDKMGNIYILFSKVVEHGLFSKNMFESVSLRPYPTIRVSSLLQNTDTDFLYFKLNVFNDWCSNVQFYPQINSFLVCGLSAKRTIQVKLSKKLSTSKPQYTIQTYESTGKIGLFICATYTAVYNCIVTGGEDGKLRLWKNDGSGKLIRTLQKHTARISHLLHNPREQVIISVSADQNMCVWSEYDWVCKQSFRADHLKRDPITSVYLNTYNNELIVSNTDMAKTLGRGTNLYQETMTSHNMPLCGALYDSAFNQVLSICQKGEVKTWDLLTGEAVMQFSTRPDKPVGQTILTFDDSGRKIITMSDDLTVRLWNFYSGQEITAREVKLPNQATCIVCRKGKMFISVKKSNNILIVDYRGFKKTYLEHRFLEDVCKMEFHGDKLIAISSGGSVVVWDVNAFEHENNLESNQTSRKEAVEPICLKLSLQPCSRDKLIRDGECKPEGKDTFHIGPIVSLRARDGSKGAATLLMAVDGSIYALSTTASSGVVGKFEATEKNRATITCMTVDEGNATLLTGDSTGKVCIWDINKFCVEVKTNNERSVSPPPLVRAWNAGVSMLVSIIYFSADQRVITASHDQNLTLWTYCGENIGVFGRHNWKDLPYYVQLKQMEDKKKPKVEVKKEKNPLILELIRACYVSQKNKDSIMHTEEDSLDSMQEDIENLYEWLGYDGLQDKERTRCNDMDPQIKQAGPPVATKPSVTSQRTNHTEDKQISVKSSRKSMLPKMKRAVPPVAAKPSSLTSQSSDEDASETLDEQKSVKLPLLKKSMLPRAVPPVTTKPNLTIQRTKLPNKSVDKPLLKDSSPVTETSPAVSQAPINLVTQKTSFLAEIVADKRSTVKLPPIVPKSTNTSRLRMKLGDNVRANNRFERSVKLPVVSEDEQVQLASLIRAPVTQKPADSSRQIRPAVVKKTVDGKDSGTSPSGSKRTFPPQTLQPRPPATTKPSTLTTNRRKLVVKPQ; from the coding sequence ATGTTTAGCGTTGTGGAGTTTTGTCAGGAGTTCGATTTTAAATTTACGAATAAGCAGCTTTTTAATCAAATTAAAGCTCTGGAATTAGCCTGTAAAAACGTTTACAAACGTATCGAAAAACGGGAGACGAGCGACAAACTTGACAGAAATGTTAGGGGAGTGAATGCAGAGCAAATTTGTGACATAAATGAACTGGATTATGGTTTAAGCCGAGAACATAATGAAGAATTGTTTTTGGACAAATCCTTGACTTTTGGCCGTGTAAAAAGTGAGAATGAGGAAAAAATGAGATGCAAAACGCTTTTCCCAGGAAGGTTTGAACCGATTCCACTAGGGACCTCAAGAAGAGTTGTGAAAATGACTCATCGTCCAGTGAATCCATTTTGTGATCTAGACTTCCTAAATGAAGTCAGGAATTATCAGGACTGTGAATACTTTACAATCTGCCTCGACGGAACGTTAAAAGTTTGGACAGATagttttaaaaatgcaaaaacatttgctctcaaaaacaaagaaaccatgAAAGATTGTTGCAGTGATCAACAGATGATTGTACATGATATGCTTTATATACCGGAGATTTCAGAGTTAGCGGTCTGCACAGCTCAGAGGGAGGTGTATTTTTATGACTGCAAAGACCTTCACAAGCAGTTCAAGATAAGATACTGTTTACTGGATGAGGAATTTACCACCATGTCATATTATTATTCTGTTAGGAATGGCATGCTTTCATTGGGTGATAAAATGGGAAATATTTATATACTTTTCTCTAAAGTCGTTGAACACGGTCTGTTCAGCAAAAACATGTTTGAAAGCGTATCTTTAAGGCCTTATCCCACCATACGAGTGTCCTCCCTGTTACAGAACACAGACACAGACTTTCTATATTTCAAACTTAACGTTTTTAATGACTGGTGTTCTAATGTGCAGTTTTATCCACAGATTAATTCATTTTTGGTTTGTGGACTGTCCGCGAAAAGGACGATTCAGGTTAAGCTCTCGAAGAAGCTCAGTACTTCAAAACCCCAGTACACAATCCAAACATATGAGTCTACAGGTAAGATTGGTTTGTTCATCTGTGCAACGTATACCGCAGTGTATAACTGCATCGTGACGGGCGGTGAAGACGGAAAATTGCGGTTGTGGAAGAATGACGGCAGCGGTAAGTTGATTCGTACTCTACAAAAGCATACTGCAAGAATCTCCCACCTCCTACATAATCCTAGAGAACAGGTAATTATTAGTGTGTCTGCAGACCAAAATATGTGTGTCTGGTCTGAATATGATTGGGTCTGCAAGCAGAGTTTCAGAGCGGATCACCTGAAGCGTGACCCAATCACGTCTGTGTATCTGAACACTTACAACAACGAGTTAATAGTCAGTAATACAGACATGGCAAAGACGTTGGGAAGAGGGACCAATCTTTATCAAGAAAcgatgacatcacacaacatgCCGCTGTGTGGAGCGCTCTACGACAGCGCTTTCAACCAGGTTCTCTCTATTTGCCAGAAAGGTGAAGTGAAGACATGGGATTTACTGACTGGAGAGGCTGTCATGCAGTTCAGCACCAGACCAGATAAACCTGTGGGGCAAACCATCCTCACGTTCGATGATTCTGGTCGCAAAATCATCACGATGTCTGACGATCTGACAGTCAGACTGTGGAACTTTTACAGCGGGCAAGAGATTACTGCTCGTGAAGTTAAACTGCCAAATCAAGCAACATGCATTGTCTGCAGAAAAGGCAAAATGTTTATCTCTGTGAAGAAGTCAAACAACATTTTGATTGTGGATTATAGAGGGTTTAAGAAGACGTACTTGGAGCATAGGTTTTTAGAAGATGTTTGCAAGATGGAGTTCCATGGAGATAAACTGATCGCAATATCCAGTGGTGGAAGTGTTGTTGTGTGGGATGTAAACGCATTTGAACATGAGAATAATTTGGAAAGCAACCAAACTTCTAGAAAGGAAGCGGTTGAGCCAATCTGTTTAAAGCTGAGCCTGCAACCCTGTTCCAGAGACAAACTCATCAGAGACGGTGAGTGTAAACCAGAGGGCAAAGACACATTTCATATAGGCCCTATAGTGTCTCTGAGGGCAAGAGATGGGAGTAAAGGTGCAGCCACACTGCTGATGGCAGTAGACGGCTCCATTTATGCCTTGTCAACTACAGCTAGCAGCGGAGTGGTGGGGAAATTTGAAGCAACAGAAAAGAACAGGGCCACGATCACATGCATGACGGTTGATGAAGGAAATGCAACTTTACTGACCGGTGACAGCACTGGGAAAGTTTGCATTTGGGATATCAACAAGTTTTGTGTTGAGGTGAAAACCAACAATGAACGCAGCGTTTCTCCGCCTCCGCTGGTAAGAGCTTGGAAtgctggagttagcatgttggtCAGTATTATATATTTTTCTGCTGATCAGAGAGTTATTACTGCAAGTCACGACCAGAATCTCACACTGTGGACATACTGCGGTGAGAACATCGGTGTCTTTGGGAGACATAATTGGAAAGATCTACCCTATTATGTACAACTGAAACAAATGGAAGACAAAAAGAAACCTAAAGTAGaagtgaaaaaagaaaagaacccATTAATTTTGGAACTGATTCGTGCCTGTTATGTTTCCCAGAAAAATAAGGATTCGATCATGCACACGGAGGAGGATAGTTTAGATTCGATGCAGGAGGACATTGAAAATTTGTATGAGTGGCTCGGCTATGATGGATTACAGGATAAGGAACGAACCAGATGTAACGATATGGATCCACAGATTAAACAGGCTGGTCCTCCGGTTGCCACAAAGCCCAGCGTAACCAGTCAGAGGACAAATCATACAGAGGACAAGCAGATATCAGTAAAATCATCTAGAAAGTCCATGCTTCCAAAGATGAAAAGGGCTGTTCCTCCTGTCGCTGCTAAGCCCTCCAGCTTAACCAGTCAGAGCTCAGATGAAGATGCAAGTGAGACGTTGGATGAGCAGAAATCTGTTAAATTACCACTACTAAAAAAGTCCATGCTTCCAAGGGCTGTTCCTCCTGTCACCACTAAGCCCAACTTAACCATTCAGAGGACAAAGCTGCCAAATAAAAGTGTGGACAAGCCGCTTTTAAAGGATTCGTCACCAGTAACAGAAACTTCTCCTGCTGTCTCCCAAGCTCCCATAAACTTAGTCACACAGAAGACATCATTTTTAGCAGAAATCGTGGCAGACAAACGCTCTACTGTAAAACTACCACCTATAGTCCCAAAGTCCACCAACACAAGCAGACTGAGGATGAAATTAGGAGACAACGTAAGGGCAAACAACAGATTTGAGAGGTCTGTAAAGTTGCCAGTCGTATCAGAAGATGAGCAGGTTCAACTCGCATCACTAATTCGTGCCCCTGTCACCCAAAAGCCCGCCGATTCAAGCAGACAGATCAGACCTGCAGTTGTAAAGAAGACGGTGGATGGGAAGGATTCTGGAACATCTCCATCGGGATCAAAAAGGACGTTTCCTCCCCAGACCCTACAGCCTCGTCCACCTGCCACCACAAAGCCCTCCACCTTAACCACCAACAGGAGAAAATTAGTTGTTAAACCACAGTGA
- the LOC139063765 gene encoding uncharacterized protein isoform X1, whose translation MDPQQYSLLFLVFEELRLLSKRHRPLYLRLRSSHIQNRPLYCRINMSVPVLDRFFNQEDPRPDFRLSRESFVVLLNLLNQDRRHGWGATIETLVFLFWLASGTSYRVVSRVFGMPRSTVHDIVHRVMEDVVAILHQVIHLPKTPEEMEVVSRGFAGLARHRAFVKAAGAIDGCRIRIKAPSGPDGQCYRNRKLFPSIILQAVCDHQGRFIDTYVGWPGSVHDSRVLRHSPLYRQSAYPPPGHFILADGGYPCLQHPLPLITPYKRVVQGVGAQRFNSHHSRACCIIERAFGMMKTRFRTIFLKALEVHHTFVPHVIIACTILHNICLSAGDIVVQDDELEDDAPEDEGEAGLEAVSGALWRDQLSAEVSALEEVPPDHNYC comes from the exons atggatccacagcagtattcccttttatttttggtttttgaggagctgcgactgcttagtaaacgtcaccggcctttgtatttaaggctgagaagcagccatatccag aacagacccctgtactgtaggataaacatgagtgtgccagtcctggaccgtttttttaaccaggaagatcccaggccagattttcgtctgagcagggagtcttttgtggtgttgctaaatctcctgaaccaagatcggcgacatggttggggtgccacaatcgagaccctggtgtttctgttctggttggcaagtggaacatcctacagggtggtctcaagagtatttgggatgcctcgctcaactgtccacgacatcgtccatcgagtcatggaggatgtggttgcaatcctccaccaggtcattcacctccccaaaaccccagaggagatggaggttgtgtctcgtgggtttgctgggctggctcgacACAGAGCTTTCGTGAAAGCAGCAGGTGCGATCGACGGCTGTCGCATTCGGATCAAGGCTCCGAGCGGTCCTGATGGTCAGTGCTACAGAAACAGGAAACTGTTCCCATCTATCATCCTGCAGGCAgtttgtgaccatcagggccgctttatcgacacctatgtgggctggcctgggtcggtccacgactccagggtcctccggcacagcccactgtacaggcagtcagcctatcctcctccagggcacttcatcctcGCGGATGGAGGGTACCCATGCCTCCAACATCCACTCCCCCTCATCACCCCCTACAAACGGGTGGTTCAAGGTGTGGGAGCCCAGCGCTTCAACAGCCATCATTCCAGGGCATGCTGCATCATCGAGCGTGCTTTTGGAATGATGAAGACCAGGTTCAGGACCATCTTCCTGAAAGCGCTGGAGGTCCACCACACCTTTGTACCTCAT GTCATCATAGCATGCACCATCCTGcacaacatctgcctcagtgctggtgacattgtggtgcaggacgatgaactggaggatgatgctccagaagatgagggggaggctggtttggaggcagtcagtggtgccctctggcgggaccaactttctgctgaggtgtctgctctggaggaagtaccaccagatcacaattactgttaa